From the genome of Dehalococcoidia bacterium, one region includes:
- a CDS encoding acyl-CoA dehydrogenase family protein produces the protein MDFAFTPEQEAARQEYEAFFAAEEKNAPEGWSGIFDMHTTDDCWAYHCSVSRKLGERGWLSLGWPKKYGGRELSPIDQLIFAEVRAYHAVPGVDQGPYFVAPNILECGSDEIKEKWLPLIASGTTTWCQGWSEPNAGSDLASLITSAVEDGDDYVINGRKIWTTGAHRASHIFILARTDPNAPKHLGMTYFLTEMSQPGISVTPLLYMDKTHHYNEVTFDNLRVPKANIVGGVNNGWRASMGIAGSERSFISEISNCRHDLETLVELCKEPGPNGKRLADDPVVRNRIAQATIELEITRQYSYYVAWLQTAKRPIESEVSASKYYIADMAVRFYNMALEILGLFGTLKHGSKWTKLQGKCQHNCQANLGLTFAGGTEEILKNVIAQRGLKLPKS, from the coding sequence GTGGATTTTGCATTCACACCCGAACAGGAAGCAGCAAGGCAAGAGTACGAAGCGTTCTTTGCCGCGGAAGAGAAAAATGCACCCGAGGGGTGGAGCGGCATCTTCGATATGCACACAACAGACGATTGTTGGGCCTATCATTGTTCCGTGTCACGGAAACTGGGGGAGAGGGGGTGGTTGTCTCTGGGCTGGCCCAAGAAATATGGCGGACGCGAGCTCAGCCCCATCGATCAGCTCATCTTTGCCGAAGTCAGGGCTTATCATGCAGTGCCCGGGGTTGATCAGGGTCCTTACTTTGTAGCCCCCAATATTCTCGAATGCGGCAGCGACGAGATCAAGGAGAAGTGGCTTCCGCTCATTGCGAGCGGCACGACTACCTGGTGCCAGGGGTGGAGCGAGCCCAATGCCGGATCAGACCTGGCATCTCTGATCACCTCCGCGGTTGAGGATGGGGACGATTACGTCATCAACGGCCGGAAGATATGGACCACCGGCGCCCATCGAGCCAGCCATATCTTTATTCTGGCCCGGACCGATCCCAATGCCCCCAAGCATCTGGGGATGACGTACTTCCTCACAGAGATGAGCCAGCCGGGCATTTCGGTAACGCCCTTGCTATACATGGACAAGACCCATCATTACAATGAGGTGACCTTTGACAATCTACGGGTACCCAAGGCAAACATCGTAGGAGGTGTGAATAACGGATGGCGCGCCAGCATGGGGATCGCCGGCTCTGAGCGCAGCTTTATTTCAGAGATCAGTAATTGCCGGCATGATCTGGAAACGCTGGTGGAATTGTGCAAAGAACCCGGACCTAATGGGAAACGCCTGGCCGATGATCCCGTTGTGAGGAACCGGATAGCCCAGGCAACCATTGAGCTGGAAATAACCCGGCAGTATAGCTATTACGTCGCCTGGCTGCAAACGGCCAAACGCCCCATTGAATCCGAGGTCTCGGCATCCAAGTATTATATCGCCGATATGGCGGTTCGTTTCTACAACATGGCATTGGAAATCCTCGGCCTCTTTGGAACCCTCAAACACGGTTCAAAGTGGACCAAGCTTCAAGGGAAGTGCCAGCACAATTGCCAGGCCAATCTGGGCTTGACCTTTGCCGGGGGCACCGAGGAGATATTGAAGAATGTTATTGCCCAGCGAGGGCTGAAACTTCCCAAATCGTAG